In Anas acuta chromosome 21, bAnaAcu1.1, whole genome shotgun sequence, one genomic interval encodes:
- the LOC137843072 gene encoding uncharacterized protein, which yields MMAGQRQLVLPLQGLLLCILALHFGTWGPLATAEYKAASNASSVASNASSVISNASLVAPNTSSVAPNASSVAPNASSVAPKTSSVAPNVSVNSTEGTRLTCQSFQCSGERCYQDAAHANETAACHNETFCELYRFSSTNYTARCSSACSAEPCRTNSSVSLQQCALECCNTPLCLQLNASSYGDLPATTVPPTTTVATTTPRPPPRNGKVCAAFTCHGDGCFKGKKTTARCIVGYDFCQMKKTGLDFVAGCSKACKAAKPACAKGVKAACYQECCPATPKASCLKLDGKIHLNAAGQLPLAPLLQLLACGAALLLNRGVSAPLRL from the exons atGATGGCAGGTCAGCGACAGCTCGTCCTCCCTCTTCAAG gcctgctgctctgcatctTGGCTCTTCATTTTGGCACCTGGGGCCCTCTTGCCACAGCAG AGTACAAAGCGGCCTCCAACGCCTCCTCGGTGGCCTCCAACGCCTCCTCGGTGATCTCCAATGCCTCCTTGGTGGCCCCCAACACCTCCTCGGTGGCTCCAAATGCCTCCTCGGTGGCCCCCAACGCCTCCTCTGTGGCTCCCAAAACCTCCTCGGTGGCCCCCAACGTCTCTGTGAACAGTACAGAAGGAACAAGG CTCACCTGCCAGAGCTTCCAGTGCTCTGGGGAGAGGTGTTACCAGGATGCAGCCCACGCCAACGAGACGGCCGCCTGCCACAACGAGACTTTCTGCGAG CTTTATCGTTTCTCCAGCACAAACTACACGGCCAGGTGCAGCAGCGCGTGCAGCGCGGAGCCGTGCAGGACCAACAGCAGCGTGAGCTTGCAGCAGTGCGCCCTGGAGTGCTGCAACACCCcgctgtgcctgcagctcaaTGCCAGCTCCTACG GTGACCTGCCAGCCACCACCGTGCCGCCCACAACCACCGTCGCCACTACCaccccccggcctcccccccgAAAT GGGAAAGTCTGTGCAGCCTTCACCTGCCACGGGGACGGATGTTTCAAGGGGAAGAAGACCACCGCGAGATGCATTGTTGGGTATGACTTCTGTCAG ATGAAGAAGACGGGCCTGGATTTTGTGGCAGGATGCAGCAAGGCCTGCAAGGCTGCCAAGCCCGCCTGCGCTAAAGGCGTGAAGGCTGCCTGCTACCAGGAGTGCTGCCCCGCCACGCCGAAAGCCAGCTGCCTGAAGCTGGATGGCAAAATTCACCTCAacgctgctgggcagctgcctCTGGCCccgctcctgcagctcctggcatgCGGGGCCGCCCTTCTCCTGAACCGTGGGGTCTCTGCTCCCCTCCGGCTGTAA